A region from the Fibrobacter succinogenes genome encodes:
- a CDS encoding metal ABC transporter permease, translating to MLDQLLFYLDFPFVRYAIIVGTLISLCSSLLGVTLVLKRYSYIGDGLSHVAFGALAIASILKVTNNMFVILPVTIAVAVLLLCGGKDARIKGDAAIAMVSAGALAIGYLLMNIFSASANVAGDVCTTLFGSMSILTLKPTDVYLCVGLSIVVLVAFVLFYHKIFAITFDENFARATGVNVNLFNLLIAIIIAVIIVLAMNLVGALLVSALVVFPALSAMRVFKSFFTVTVAAAVISVVCSLAGILVAILAGTPVGSTIVAMDIVAFLICYITNFIRSRRI from the coding sequence CCAACTTCTCTTCTATCTTGATTTTCCATTCGTACGTTACGCAATTATCGTCGGTACGCTTATATCGCTATGTTCATCGCTCTTGGGAGTAACGCTTGTTCTCAAGCGCTATTCTTACATTGGCGATGGTCTTTCGCATGTGGCATTCGGAGCGCTAGCAATTGCGTCCATTCTCAAAGTCACAAACAATATGTTCGTCATTTTGCCTGTAACCATCGCGGTTGCGGTACTGCTCCTTTGCGGTGGAAAAGACGCCCGAATCAAAGGGGACGCCGCCATTGCAATGGTTTCGGCAGGGGCTCTCGCCATCGGCTACTTGCTAATGAACATTTTTTCGGCTTCAGCAAATGTCGCAGGCGATGTCTGCACAACGCTTTTCGGCTCGATGTCCATACTTACGCTCAAGCCGACAGACGTTTATCTTTGCGTAGGCCTTTCAATAGTTGTCCTTGTAGCATTTGTGCTTTTTTACCATAAAATTTTTGCTATCACCTTTGACGAAAATTTTGCACGCGCTACAGGCGTGAATGTCAATTTATTCAACTTGCTCATTGCCATTATCATCGCCGTCATCATCGTACTCGCCATGAATCTTGTCGGCGCACTTTTGGTCTCTGCATTGGTCGTATTTCCGGCACTTTCTGCCATGCGCGTTTTCAAGAGTTTTTTCACAGTGACCGTTGCAGCAGCCGTCATTTCGGTAGTTTGCTCCCTCGCTGGAATTCTCGTTGCCATTTTGGCCGGAACACCCGTCGGTTCTACAATCGTTGCTATGGATATCGTTGCATTTTTGATTTGTTATATCACAAATTTTATTCGTAGCAGGAGAATTTAA